GGGGGGCAGGCGATTCAACCTCAATTAGCGGCGGTGTCGGCCTCGCCTCGCTTCAGTATCATCCTGCCCACTCGCGCCCGTCACGGCACGTTGGGCCGGGCCTTGGCCAGCCTGTGGGCGCAGACGTATCCGGATTTTGAGGTCATCCTGGTGGATGCGAACGATCCTGACGAGCGGGTGCGGCAAGTGCCCGCGCTTCAGCCGTTGCTGGCCGACCCCCGGCTGCGGGTGATCGAGATGCCCGTCGCCTCGCCTTCCGGAGTCTCGCGCAATGCCGCGCTGCGGGTGGCCCGGGGCGAGTGGATCGTATACCAGGACGACGACGATGCGGCTCGCCCCGACCGTCTGGCGCGTCTGGTTGAGCGGATCGAGCGTGAGCCTGATTGCCCGCTCTTGCTGGCAGGGCTGTGTTATCACCTACGGGAGCGGCGGCGGCTGGTCCAGTGCGATCGAGAGGTGCTGACGGGTGACGAGCGGTGGACGGTCGCCTTCCCCTCCACGCTCACCTTTTGCCATCGGCGAGAAGGTGCGCCCGTCTTCCCGGAAGAATTTCGCGGCGGGGAAGACAACTACTTCTATGCGTCCATGCTGGCCTGTTGGCAGCCCGCCAAGGTGCCGGTCGTAAATGTGCCGCTGGTCGACGTCTACCCACAGCCGAGCCCGCATCTGGTGGCCAAGCAGCGGGGGCTGGTGCGCACGTGGCGCTGCCTGTTGCGAGACTTCCGGGCGCAGATGCCGCCCCGCGTGCGCCGCCACTTTGTACTGCACACGGTTTTGAGCCGCTATAAGTATTGCCGTCTCGACTACGGGTTTGCCCGCTACGGCGCGGCTTACCTGCGGCAGGCTGGTCTGCGCGGCGGGCGCTACCTGCTCAATATCCTGCTCGCCCGGTCGGAGTGGGGCCGCCGTCGGGCCGTTTCGTAGTTTTGCTAGTAGTTGCTGACCAACATGCTGACGGGCTTCAGCGTGTAGTATTTCACCGGCTGGCCGTTTTTCAGGCCGGGCTCGAAGCGGTATTGGCGGCAGGCCTTCAACAACATCCCGTGGGCTTGATTGGAGTTGGCCTGCACAACTTGTGCGTTGATCACGTTGCCCTCTTCGTCCACGTAGAGCAATACGTGGTAGACGAAGGTGTTTTCGCCAAAATACTTCGACCAGATGGCGCGGCTGAACTGTTTCCACGCCGTGCTGTGCCGCACCTCGTCCTCGTTCAGCAAGGCCGGCTGGTTGTCCAGCTCCTCATAAGGCATCACCGTATTCGGCACGGCAATCTCCTGCTGGAAGACCATCTCTTCCCCCGGTGCGTGTGCGGGGGTGGTCCCACAACCGGCAAGGCCAAGGCCGGTCAACAAGGCAAGGAGCAAGGCGTGGAGGGTGGCGCGCATCGGTGGCTTAGTCGAACGATTCGGGGACGGGCGGCTGGTAGTTGGGCCGGAAGCTGACCGTCATCGAAATACGATCGTTGTAGAAAAACTTGGTCGGCTGGCCGTTGAGCGTGCCCGGGGTGAACTGGAACTGCTTGCAGGCATCGATCAGCTCCTTGTGCCCAAAGCCGGAGTTGGCCTCCTGGATTTGCGCATCGTAGACGTGCCCGCTTTCGTCGACAAAGATCACGACCTTGTAGTCGTAGGTGTATTCGCCAAAGAAGAGGCGCCCGATGGTGCGGCCAAAGCGGTCCCACTCTTCGCTTTGGCGGGCCTGCTCCGCATTGATGGGCTGCGGGATCACATCGAGCTTGCCAGCGGGAATGACGTCGGCCGGGACGGGTACGATCTCTTGGAACACCATTTCGGCCGTAGGCGGATTGCCGCCGCCAGGCACGGTTTCGCAGCCCGTGAGGCTCAAACCCAGCAGCGCAAATAGACTCAACCAACGTAAGGACATTTCCTTGGTTTGTTTTCCCACTACAAGAACGGCAAGGATAAAGACGGCTCATTTACGAGGGCAGGCGTAGGTTGCTTATAATGCGAAGTTTTGGTAGACAAAGTTTTTCGCCCGCCTCCGCCTATGAAGCCTGACCAGAAACCGCTGATCCTTGGCCCTCAGGAAGGCCGCCGTTATGCCTGCGGCCCGATGACCGCCGTTTTCAAAGCCGATGGCGACGAGACAGACGGGCGTTACAGCGTCTCCGAATGGACGGTGGCCCCGCACAGCCCCGGGCCGGGCCCCCATACGCACGACGAAAATGAGGAGCTGTTCCTCGTCACCGAAGGCACGCTTGCCATCCTGGTGGGGGAGGATTGGATCGACGCCCCGCGCGGCTCGTTTATCCGCATCCCTGCCGGAACGGTGCACGATTTTGAAAACCGTAGCGATATGCCCGCTACGCTCTTCAATGTCTACCTGCCGGGGGCTTTCGAGCCCATGATGCCGGCGATTGTGGAATGGTTCGCCGCGCAGGAACGCGGCGAACCTCAAAAAGCCTAGCGTTGCTCGACTTGGTGGACCTTGTTGATCCGGGTAACGTGGCGGCCACCTTCGAACTCGGTATCGAGCCAGGTGTCGATGATCTGCGGCACGATCTCCGCAGGCATCATGCGGCCACCAAGGGCGATGACATTGGCGTTGTTGTGCAGCTTCGTCAGCCGGGCGCTTTCGACGTTCCAGCAGACGCCGCAACGCACGCCCTTGACTTTGTTGGCGGCGATGGCCTCACCGTTTCCGCTGCCGCCAAAGACGACCGCGCCGTCGCTCTCGCCCTTCACGACCGTCTCGGCCGCCGGCACCACGAAGTCCGCATAATCCACGGACTCCTCGCTGTTGGTGCCGAAGTCGATCACTTCGATGCCACGGCTCTGGAGGTGAGCCTTGACGATTTCCTTGAACCGGTAGCCGGCGTGGTCTGTGCCCAACGCGATTTTCATCGCCAACAAGACTCACAACTTGCCGCCCCGGAGCAAGCCGATTGTGCGGTCAGGGCCGCTTCTTCTCCATCGAGACAACCTGTCGCTGGCCGTCGCTTTTCTGATTCCTTCAACTCACTGAAGCGGGGGAAGCTCCGCTTCAGGCCATGGTCCGTTGATGAAATACACCTGCTTGGTCTGAGCGTGGACCCAAACCAAACCCATGTAGTCGAATGGTGGACGCGCCAATATTACCGACCAGACCGGATCTCGCCTATCTCCAAAGTCTTGTACGTCGTATCCCAGCCTAAAATAGTTTACTCGGGCGACCTTTACTTCCGGGTCAAAATTATCGGCCAGCCTTGTCTTGTAGACCTCCAGCGCTGCCTGACCAGCCTCCTCTTCGGAAATTGAGAATACCTCTTCAGGCCGAGGGCGCATTCTCAAGTCTTGGCTATTCAGTAAATGAAGCAGGACCAGAGAAAACAGAAGCAGCGAAAGCCTTCGAATACCTGCACGCTTCATCTGCTCGCCTCCGAGCCTTTGTTCAGGTCTACCCACGGCCCGTGAACAAAGTAAATTTCTCCAGTCTCCGTATGGACCCAGATCATTCCAAGGTAATCTCCTAAAGACCGGCCAAAAGTAATGGTCCATATTGGGTCCCCTTTCTTGGCAAACCCGTCAACGTCGAAGCCCAATATGAAAATCTGAGCCTCTGATCCTAAGGTCTTAGGGCCTATGTTTGCTTTGGTGAGATACGCTTTCGTGGCGATGTTGCGAGCTTCGACTGCTGAGATAGGTGTCGGCGGTAAATCCCCCTCTTCTATTCCCAAATCTTGCGAACTGGTAAAATGAAAGAACCCAAGGGAGATCAGAACAAAAAGCAGGTGTTTGTTCATCCCCCCCTCCTCAAATCCCGCCGCTTTGCTCGAAGATAGGGGCGACGTTGCGTTCGTCGCCGTGCTTGAGGCTGTGGGCGACGTCGCGGGCGAAGTAAGTGAGGATCATGTCGGCGCCGGCGCGCTTGATCGCCAGCAGGCTTTCGTCGCGGGTGCGCTTGAGATCGAGCCAGCCGAGCTGAGAGGCGGCCATGATCTGGGCATATTCGCCGCTCACCTGATAGGCGGCCACCGGCAGGTCCACGGCGTCGCGTGTCTGGCGGATGATGTCGAGGTAGGCACCCGCGGGCTTCACCATCACCGCGTCGGCCCCTTCCATCACGTCCAGCTCCACTTCGAGGGCGGCTTCGCGGGCGTTGGCGGGGTCGAGCTGGTAGGTGTGCTTGCCGAGCAAGGTCGTGCCGGCGGCCTGCGCACTGCCCACCGCATCGCGGAAGGGCCCGTAGTAGGCGCTGTTAAACTTGGCGCTGTAGGCGATGATACCCGTGTTGGTGTAGCCCGCCTCGTCGAGGGCTTCGCGGATCACGGCGATCCGGCCGTCCATCATGTCGCTGGGGGCGACAAAATCCACACCGGCCTCGGCTTGCAGCACGGCCATGCGCGCGAGGCGCTCAAGCGTCAGGTCGTTGTCGACATCGCTGCCGTCGGCGGTCAGCACGCCGTCGTGGCCGTGGGTGGTGTAGGGGTCGAGCGCGACGTCGGTGATCACGCACAGCTCCGGCACGGCCTGCTTGATCGCGCGGACGGCCCGCAGCACGAGCGTTTCCCGGTTCAGGGCCTCATCGCCCGTCGGGTTCTTGAGCGAGCTGTCGAGCTTGGGAAAGAGGGCCACCCCGCGGATGCCGAGCTGGGCCAGCTGCAGGCACTCGCGCACCAACTGGCGGATGGGCCAACGCTGCTGCCCGGGCATCGACTGGATCGGCTCCGGCGCGCCGTCTCCCTCGATCACGAACAATGGCATGATCAGGTCGTCGGCGGTCACGCGCGTTTCCTGCACCATCGCACGGATGGCGGGGGTGCGGCGGAGGCGGCGCGGGCGGTGGGTCAGTCGGTAGCCAGGGAGGGTAGGGCCTTCGGACATGGTAGACAATCTGGACTACCCGGGGCGTCGAGGCAAGGCCGCAGCTTGCCTTTGATCTGGGCCCTCCAGAGAATTTGAGACAGCGTTGCATTTACGCCCGATCCAAGCATGGTACCTTTACCATGGCTGATAACATGCATCAGGCGGAGACTCACCGGCCACGCATCGTGGTCCTCGGAGCCGGCTTCGGCGGGCTCACTTTCGCCCAGAATTTTGACGACTCTCAAGCGGACGTGGTCGTGGTAGACCGCCAAAACCACCACCTCTTCCAGCCGCTGCTCTACCAGGTTGCCACGGCTGGGCTCTCCGCGCCCGAGATCGCCAAGCCCATCCGCCAGATCCTCCGGCAAAAGCGCCACACCACTGTGCTGATGGATGAAGCGGTCGACCTCGACCTGACGCGCCGCGAGATCCAGTTGCGCGACCGCCCGCAGCCGCTGCCCTACGATTACCTCGTGCTGGCCGTCGGCGCGCGCACCAACTATTTTGGCAACGACCAGTGGGAGCAGTTCGCGCCCGGCCTCAAGAGCCTCGACGATGCCACCCGCCTGCGTCACAACCTGCTGCTCGCCTTCGAGGAGGCGGAAAATACCGACGATCCCGAGCTGCGCGAGCGCCTGCTGACCTTCGTGGTCGTGGGTGGCGGCCCGACCGGAGTCGAGATGGCGGGGGCGATTGCCGAGCTTGCCCGCCACGTGCTCGACCGCGACTTCAAGCGCGTGGACCTCAAGGCGGCCAAGGTGATCCTCGTGGAGGGCATGGACCGCGTGCTGCCGCCCTTCCCGCAAAAGCTTTCCGAAAGCGCCCGCCGTCAACTGGAGGAAATGGGCGTCGAAGTCATTACCGGCGAATTGGCCAAAGACATCCGCAAGGGGGAGATCGAGCTGCCCAGCCGCACGATCAAGGCCGAAAACATCATCTGGACCGCCGGGGTGAAGGCGAGCGCGCTGCTCGATCAATTGCCCGTGGAAAAAGACCGTGGCGGCCGTATCATGGTCAAGCCCGACTGCTCACTGCCCGGCTTCGACCACGTCTTTGCGCTCGGCGACATCATCAACCTAAAGGACACCAAAGGCCGTCAGGTGCCCGGCATTGCTCCCGGTGCCATGCAGACGGGCGAATACGTGGCCAAGCTGATCGGCGAAGAGCTGAAGGCACAGGCCGCCCACCAGAAGCTGCCCGAGCGCAAGCCCTTTACCTACTGGGACAAGGGCAACATGGCCACGATCGGCAAAAAGCGGGCCGTGGCGCAGGTGGGCAAGCTGGAGTTTGGCGGCTTTTTCGCCTGGCTCGGTTGGCTGTTTATCCACCTGATGTTCCTGATCGGCTTCCGCAACAAGCTGGCCGTGCTCCTGCAGTGGGCCTACGCCTACATTCGAGACAAGCGTGGCGCGCGGGTCATCACCAACATGGACGGCTCCTTCCTCTTCAAGAACGAGAAGGCGCAACCCGTCCACCGGGCTCTGCTCCGGCGCGGCCGCTCCCACTCCGTCGCCCAGACGGTGGCAGGCGGCAAGCAGTAATCTTATCTGGCCACGGAGCTACACGAATTTCCACGGATAACTCAGAGAATCCGTGTTTCATCCTGTAAATCCGTGGCTTGAATAGAACTAACCCAGCTTCGCGGCGCGGGCGTCTTCGATCAGGCCCGAGATTTGCGCGATCACCTCGTTGAGCGTAAAAGAGCCGGTGTCGATACGCTGGGCGTCGGCGGCGGGGACGAGCGGGGCCGTCTTGCGCTGCTGGTCGGCCTTGTCTCGGTCGCCAATGGCGTCCACCTGGCCCTCGGCGGCGCGGCGCTGGGCACGGGTGGATTCGTCGGCAAAAAGGAAGACCTTGAGGTCTGCATCCGGGAAAATCACGGTGCCGATGTCGCGGCCATCCATGATCAGGCCGTCGAAGCCACTGCGGCGGGCCTCTTCGGCCAGTCCGCGCTGATAGGCCTTCACCGCTTCGCGCACCTCGGGCAGGGCGGCGTAGCGGGAGACGAGGCTGTTCACTTCGTCGGCCCGCAACTCCTCCATCGTCGGCTGGCGACCGTTAACGGTCACGTTGGCCTCGCGGTCGTCGATACGGCAGCCCAGGGCCAGTTGCTCCAGCAGCGTAATCAAGTCCGGGCTGGCAATGGGGGCGACGGCGGCCTCCAGGCAGGCGAGCGTCAAGGCGCGGTAGTGCGTGCCGGTGTCGACGTGCAGCAGGTTGTGCAGCCGGGCGAGGCCGCGTGAAGTCGACGATTTGCCGGTCGCCGCGCCGCCGTCCAACGCGATGATCAGGAATTGCTCTTGCGCCATGTCCGAAAAGCTTGGGCGATTGGGAGGGCAGGGCAACGGCAAACGGCGCTGCCCTCGCCACTTACGCGCGGGCACCCCAAGGCGTGCGCGTTTGGTATTGGTAGTCCGAGTCTTCGCGGATGAGGCGCAGGATCTCGAAGAAGTTGGGGAAGGTCTTGCCGCAGCAGGCGGGGTTGCGGATTTTCAGCCACGGTTGGTTGTCGCCGCGCACATTGGCGCAGCCCAGCACGGCAAAGCTCATCGCGACGCGGTGATCGTCGTAGGTGTCGATCTCCACCCCACGCTCGGCTGCGGCGCGCAGCGATTCCGGGTCGGGGATGATTTCGAGGGAATCCTCGGTCTCGATCACGTTGTCCGGCCCCAGGAGCTTGCGTAGCTCGGTCGCCATGGCGGCCACGCGGTCGGTCTCCTGATGGCGCGTGTGGGCGATGCCAGTGATCTTGGTCGGCTCGTCGAAGAGCGGGGCAATCGCGGCCAGCGTGAGGAAGGTGTCCGAAAACTCGCGGAAATCGACCGTGCCGGGGCTTTGGGCGACGCTCGGCTGATGAGTCGGCCCGGTGGTGTCGGGGGTGAATTCCGCGATTACGTCGCCATTGGGGCGGTAGTAGACCTGCAGGCCACACTGCTCCGCCACCGGGATAAACTGGCGGTCGCCCTGCCAGGTAAGCCCGCGCTGCAGGTCGGCAATCGCGACCGACCAGGTGGGCCCGCCCCGGTTGACCAGCGGCACGGCGAGGAAGTAAGACGCTGCCGTCATGTCGGCCCCCACGATGTACTCGTCGGGGTTGAACTTGTAGCTGCGGCCACGCGAAACCTGGAAGCAGAGGAGCTCGCCCCGGATGCTTTCCTCGATTTCCTGCCCCAGCTCCTTCATCAGCCCGAGGGTCATGTGGACGAAGGGGCGGCGCACGTTGGCGGCCGAAAGCTCAAAGCTGCACTCGCTGAGCGCATAGGGGGCCACCATCAGCAGCGCGGAAAGGATCTGGCTGCTCGCGCTGGCATCGACTTGCACGAGGCCGCCCTTGAGGCCGTGCGTCTCCATCGTAAAGGGGAAGCAACCCGGCTCGTCGTGGAAGGTGAACTCGCAGCCTTGGGCCTGCAGGGCCTCGATCAGCCCGCCCATCGGGCGCTTGCGCATCGCTTCATCGCCGTCGAGGTGGAATTTGCCATCTTCGCGCAACGCGAGGAAGGCCGTGAGGAAGCGTGCGACCGTGCCGGCGTTGCCCACGTGAATGTGGGCCTCTTCGCCCGGGATCCAGCCGCCGGTGCCTTCGACCACGATGGTTTCAGTGTTTTCATCGGCCTCCACCTTGATGCCCACCTGGTCGAGCGCCGTGGCCATGATACGGGTATCGCGGCTGAAAAGGGCGTTGCGGAGCGTGACCCGCTGATTGCTGAGAGCGGCGAGAATCAGGATGCGGTTGGTCAGGCTCTTCGAACCGGGGACGCGCACACGGGCGCGCACCGGCTGAGAAAAGGGAACGATAGGCAGCGGATCTTGCATGGTCGGACGGATTGACAGCAGGCTCAGTAAAAACAGGGGAAGAGGGCGAGGGAAATCTTAAAGTGTTTGGGCAGGGCTCGCCGATCCAAAAAAGCGCGTTCAGGCCAGCTCGTCGCGATAATGCTTGCCCCGTTCGAGGATGTGGCGCAGCTGCGGCCAGTCACGGTTGGCTACGGTGGAGCGCAGGCGCGCGAGCTCGTCTTCGAAGGCCGTGAGAGAGCGCAGCACCTCGTCGCGATTCTGCTCCACGATGTCGCGCCACAGCGTCGGGCTGCCGGCGGCGATGCGTGTGGTGTCGCGCAAGCCGTTGCCTGCGAAGGCCTGCCACGCGTGGTCTTTCTGGGCCAGCAGGCTGCAGAGGGCACTGGCGAGGAGGTGTGGCAAGTGGCTGATGTTGGCGACGATCTCGTCGTGGCGGTCGGGGTCCATCGTCGTCACCTCCATGTCCAGCTCGCGCCAAAAGCGGCAGATCTTTTCGACCGCTTCGCGCGGAGTGTCGGGCAGCGGGGTGACGAGGCAGGCGCGGTCGCGAAAAAGATCGGCCTGGGCGTGCGCGAGGCCCGTCTTTTCCGAGCCAGCCATCGGGTGCGAGCCCACAAAGGCCACCCCTTCGGGCATCGCGGCTTGTGCATCGCGGCAGAGCTGACCTTTGGTGCTGCCGACGTCCGTCACCAGCGCGCCCGGCTGCAACACCGGGGCCAGCAACGCAGCATAACGGGCGATCTCGTTGACCGGGGTGCAGATCACGACCAGGTCCGCCCCTTGGGCGGCGGCCTCCGGCTCGGCAAAGACGGCGTCGCACCACGGCTGCGCCTCGCACTCCAGGCGGGTTTCGGCGCGGCGGGCCCACACATGCACGCGCTCCACCAGGCTCACGCGCTTGGCGGCCATCCCGAGGGAGGCACCTAAAAGGCCGGGGGCGATGATCGTCAGTTGTTGCAAGTTTGAGGCGGGGGTTCGGGTTTCTATGCTTGCGCAACCGGGGTTGCTGGTCGGTAATGGCGCTTTTCGCCTGCCGCTTAGGTTCCCGACCGCGGAGGCGCTGACAAGCCTGAAAATCTTCCTTTGCTGGATATGGTTCGTGGCCGCAAGCCTTTGATTCGCCGAGAAGAACGCCGTCGCATGCGTCGCCAGAAGTGGCAACGCTGGGTCATTGCCCTTGCGATCGTGAGTGCCGTGGTGCTCGGCTTTCTCTATGGCCTCCCCGGCGTCCGCTGGGATGAGCATGAGATCGAGCAGCTTTCGATCGAGTTGAAGCCCGAGCAGCTTGCCCAGCTACGTGGCGAGCTGGACGCCACCCTCTCCGAAGCCGAGGCCGCGTGGGAACGCGAAGGCAAGCTTTCCAAGGCTCAGTTGGAGCGGATCGACGACGCGCTCCAACAACAGCGCGGTTTGATCCTCGCCCTGCGCAATGCCGCCTACGCCGAAACGCCCGAAAGCTGGTCGTCGGGCCAACTCGTGCTGCGGCCCGATCGCGACCGCCTGCGCGCGCTGGAAAAAGTGCGCGACCTTGGGCGTGGGCGCGAGCTGTCCGAACGCTCCCATGTGGCTGAGGCCGAGGGGCGCACGCTTTTCGAAGCCGGCGAGCAGGATGCCGCCTATCGCAAGATCGAGGAGGCCCGCCGTCTGCAGGCCGAGCTCAACTCGCTGTATCCTCACAGCCCGAAGGTCGATGAACCGCGCGCCGAGCAGCTGCGCATGCTGTTGCAGCGTTGGCAACTCGCCCCCCAAATGGAGCGCCTTGCCGAGCTGAGCGCGCAGGCGGAAGACGCCTTGGCCGAGGGAAATTACGACGAGGCCCTCACCCTCTTTGAAAACGCGCTCAGCTATCAGCAGCGTATCAACCGGCAGCTCAATCGCCTGCCGCAAGACAGCGTGCGCCGTGAGCGCGAGCTGGAGAAGCAAATCGCCGACCTGAAGGTGCGCGAAACCAAGCTGCAGCTCGACCAGTTGGTGGCCGATGCCGAGCAGGCCGTGGCCGAAGGCAATGGCGCTCGCGGTTTGGCGCTCTACCGTGAGGCGGCCGCCTTGCAAAAAATGATCACCGAGGGCTACCGCGACAGCACCTACGCCAGCTTCGACCGCGTGCATGAGCTGGAAGACGCCGCCTATGGTGCCCAGGTGCGCCCGGTGGTGGCGCAGCTGGAGCGTGATCTGGCCCAGATTCGCCGCCAACTCGCCAATGGCGAGACGCGAGCGGCGTCCCAGGCCGTCGTGACGACTTTCCGCCAGCTGCAGAAGGCACAGGAGCTGCCCGAAGGCTCGCGCTATGTCGCGGAAGAATTGGCCGAAGAAGTGAACCTGCTCTACCGCCTGCGACAAGACCTCGACTCGATTCAGGGCTGGGTCGAAGCCCGTTTACGCCCCCTGCCCGAGAGCCCTTCCCGCTTGCTTGACCGCGAAGTCCACCAAGCTCTTTACGAGCAAGTGATGCAGCGCAACCCCTCCGGCCAGAAAGGCATGGGCCTGCCGGTCGAGTCGGTCAGCTTTGCCGAGGCCGCCAGCTTTGCCCGCCGCCTCGGCTGGATCGTGGGCCAGCAGGGCCGCTTGCCGCGTCAGGACGAATTTACCGCTGCGGTAGGCCAGACGGGGACCGACGAAGTCCGCCGCGAAGCCTGGAGCAGTGCGAGCCAGTACGAAGACCCCCAGCGTGCGCTGCCGCAGCAGCCCGCCGCACTCCAGCCCAACGAACTGGGCTTCTACGACCTGCTCGGTAATGTCTCGGAATGGATCGTGGCC
The Verrucomicrobiota bacterium JB022 DNA segment above includes these coding regions:
- a CDS encoding glycosyltransferase family 2 protein, coding for MSASPRFSIILPTRARHGTLGRALASLWAQTYPDFEVILVDANDPDERVRQVPALQPLLADPRLRVIEMPVASPSGVSRNAALRVARGEWIVYQDDDDAARPDRLARLVERIEREPDCPLLLAGLCYHLRERRRLVQCDREVLTGDERWTVAFPSTLTFCHRREGAPVFPEEFRGGEDNYFYASMLACWQPAKVPVVNVPLVDVYPQPSPHLVAKQRGLVRTWRCLLRDFRAQMPPRVRRHFVLHTVLSRYKYCRLDYGFARYGAAYLRQAGLRGGRYLLNILLARSEWGRRRAVS
- a CDS encoding cupin domain-containing protein, whose product is MKPDQKPLILGPQEGRRYACGPMTAVFKADGDETDGRYSVSEWTVAPHSPGPGPHTHDENEELFLVTEGTLAILVGEDWIDAPRGSFIRIPAGTVHDFENRSDMPATLFNVYLPGAFEPMMPAIVEWFAAQERGEPQKA
- the rpiB gene encoding ribose 5-phosphate isomerase B, encoding MKIALGTDHAGYRFKEIVKAHLQSRGIEVIDFGTNSEESVDYADFVVPAAETVVKGESDGAVVFGGSGNGEAIAANKVKGVRCGVCWNVESARLTKLHNNANVIALGGRMMPAEIVPQIIDTWLDTEFEGGRHVTRINKVHQVEQR
- the hemB gene encoding porphobilinogen synthase, which codes for MSEGPTLPGYRLTHRPRRLRRTPAIRAMVQETRVTADDLIMPLFVIEGDGAPEPIQSMPGQQRWPIRQLVRECLQLAQLGIRGVALFPKLDSSLKNPTGDEALNRETLVLRAVRAIKQAVPELCVITDVALDPYTTHGHDGVLTADGSDVDNDLTLERLARMAVLQAEAGVDFVAPSDMMDGRIAVIREALDEAGYTNTGIIAYSAKFNSAYYGPFRDAVGSAQAAGTTLLGKHTYQLDPANAREAALEVELDVMEGADAVMVKPAGAYLDIIRQTRDAVDLPVAAYQVSGEYAQIMAASQLGWLDLKRTRDESLLAIKRAGADMILTYFARDVAHSLKHGDERNVAPIFEQSGGI
- a CDS encoding NAD(P)/FAD-dependent oxidoreductase; its protein translation is MADNMHQAETHRPRIVVLGAGFGGLTFAQNFDDSQADVVVVDRQNHHLFQPLLYQVATAGLSAPEIAKPIRQILRQKRHTTVLMDEAVDLDLTRREIQLRDRPQPLPYDYLVLAVGARTNYFGNDQWEQFAPGLKSLDDATRLRHNLLLAFEEAENTDDPELRERLLTFVVVGGGPTGVEMAGAIAELARHVLDRDFKRVDLKAAKVILVEGMDRVLPPFPQKLSESARRQLEEMGVEVITGELAKDIRKGEIELPSRTIKAENIIWTAGVKASALLDQLPVEKDRGGRIMVKPDCSLPGFDHVFALGDIINLKDTKGRQVPGIAPGAMQTGEYVAKLIGEELKAQAAHQKLPERKPFTYWDKGNMATIGKKRAVAQVGKLEFGGFFAWLGWLFIHLMFLIGFRNKLAVLLQWAYAYIRDKRGARVITNMDGSFLFKNEKAQPVHRALLRRGRSHSVAQTVAGGKQ
- the cmk gene encoding (d)CMP kinase: MAQEQFLIIALDGGAATGKSSTSRGLARLHNLLHVDTGTHYRALTLACLEAAVAPIASPDLITLLEQLALGCRIDDREANVTVNGRQPTMEELRADEVNSLVSRYAALPEVREAVKAYQRGLAEEARRSGFDGLIMDGRDIGTVIFPDADLKVFLFADESTRAQRRAAEGQVDAIGDRDKADQQRKTAPLVPAADAQRIDTGSFTLNEVIAQISGLIEDARAAKLG
- the aroA gene encoding 3-phosphoshikimate 1-carboxyvinyltransferase, which gives rise to MQDPLPIVPFSQPVRARVRVPGSKSLTNRILILAALSNQRVTLRNALFSRDTRIMATALDQVGIKVEADENTETIVVEGTGGWIPGEEAHIHVGNAGTVARFLTAFLALREDGKFHLDGDEAMRKRPMGGLIEALQAQGCEFTFHDEPGCFPFTMETHGLKGGLVQVDASASSQILSALLMVAPYALSECSFELSAANVRRPFVHMTLGLMKELGQEIEESIRGELLCFQVSRGRSYKFNPDEYIVGADMTAASYFLAVPLVNRGGPTWSVAIADLQRGLTWQGDRQFIPVAEQCGLQVYYRPNGDVIAEFTPDTTGPTHQPSVAQSPGTVDFREFSDTFLTLAAIAPLFDEPTKITGIAHTRHQETDRVAAMATELRKLLGPDNVIETEDSLEIIPDPESLRAAAERGVEIDTYDDHRVAMSFAVLGCANVRGDNQPWLKIRNPACCGKTFPNFFEILRLIREDSDYQYQTRTPWGARA
- a CDS encoding prephenate dehydrogenase/arogenate dehydrogenase family protein, coding for MQQLTIIAPGLLGASLGMAAKRVSLVERVHVWARRAETRLECEAQPWCDAVFAEPEAAAQGADLVVICTPVNEIARYAALLAPVLQPGALVTDVGSTKGQLCRDAQAAMPEGVAFVGSHPMAGSEKTGLAHAQADLFRDRACLVTPLPDTPREAVEKICRFWRELDMEVTTMDPDRHDEIVANISHLPHLLASALCSLLAQKDHAWQAFAGNGLRDTTRIAAGSPTLWRDIVEQNRDEVLRSLTAFEDELARLRSTVANRDWPQLRHILERGKHYRDELA
- a CDS encoding SUMF1/EgtB/PvdO family nonheme iron enzyme; the encoded protein is MRRQKWQRWVIALAIVSAVVLGFLYGLPGVRWDEHEIEQLSIELKPEQLAQLRGELDATLSEAEAAWEREGKLSKAQLERIDDALQQQRGLILALRNAAYAETPESWSSGQLVLRPDRDRLRALEKVRDLGRGRELSERSHVAEAEGRTLFEAGEQDAAYRKIEEARRLQAELNSLYPHSPKVDEPRAEQLRMLLQRWQLAPQMERLAELSAQAEDALAEGNYDEALTLFENALSYQQRINRQLNRLPQDSVRRERELEKQIADLKVRETKLQLDQLVADAEQAVAEGNGARGLALYREAAALQKMITEGYRDSTYASFDRVHELEDAAYGAQVRPVVAQLERDLAQIRRQLANGETRAASQAVVTTFRQLQKAQELPEGSRYVAEELAEEVNLLYRLRQDLDSIQGWVEARLRPLPESPSRLLDREVHQALYEQVMQRNPSGQKGMGLPVESVSFAEAASFARRLGWIVGQQGRLPRQDEFTAAVGQTGTDEVRREAWSSASQYEDPQRALPQQPAALQPNELGFYDLLGNVSEWIVATVPEPGAQAVAGGTLRDNPIRLRSVPVEPRNVNERNPFTGFRVIIEPLGTSTENLEEDDGAGE